The following coding sequences are from one Anolis sagrei isolate rAnoSag1 chromosome 6, rAnoSag1.mat, whole genome shotgun sequence window:
- the FKBP9 gene encoding peptidyl-prolyl cis-trans isomerase FKBP9, translating to MPSGRPHSPLLLALLVSCVACQAPPVPEEEAWDGQDVRVERSEVPPQCPRSARAGDFVRYHYLGAFPDGAQFDSSYDRGSTFNVVLGKGQLIPGMDKALIGMCVNERRFVKIPPHLGYGSEGVAGVVPPNSILHFDVLMVDIWNSEDQVQIQTYYTPENCTRTIQVSDFVRYHYNGTFLDGTLFDSSHNRMRTYDTYVGIGWLIPGMDKGLLGMCVGEKRIITVPPFLAYGEDGDGKEIPGQASLVFDVVLLDLHNPKDTITVEKQYVPESCERQSQVGDFLRYHYNGTLLDGTLFDSSYSRNRTYDTYIGKGYVIAGMDEGLLGVCIGEKRRITIPPHLGYGEEGRGNIPGSAVLVFNIHIIDFHNPSDSVAITTHYKPSNCSVLSKNGDYLKYHYNASLLDGTLLDSTVSLGKTYNIVLGSGQVVLGMDMGLRDMCVGEKRTVIIPPHLGYGEAGVEGEVPGSAVLVFDIELHDLVSGLPEGYMFVWHDEVSPKLFEEIDKDHNGEVLLEEFTTYIDEQVKSGKGKLAPGFDSETIVKNMFTNQDRNGDGKITAEEFRLKDQEPKEHDEL from the exons ATGCCGTCCGGCCGCCCCCACTCGCCGCTCTTGCTGGCGCTGCTGGTGAGCTGCGTGGCCTGCCAGGCCCCGCCAGTGCCGGAGGAGGAGGCCTGGGACGGGCAGGACGTGCGGGTGGAGCGGAGCGAGGTGCCCCCTCAGTGCCCGCGCAGCGCCCGCGCAGGAGACTTCGTGCGCTACCACTACCTCGGCGCCTTCCCCGACGGGGCCCAGTTCGACTCCAG CTATGATAGAGGCTCCACATTCAACGTGGTTTTGGGTAAAGGTCAACTTATTCCTGGAATGGACAAAGCTCTGATTGGCATGTGTGTGAATGAGAGGCGTTTTGTAAAAATTCCACCCCATCTTGGATATGGAAGCGAAGGGGTTG CTGGTGTAGTTCCTCCAAATTCAATACTTCATTTTGATGTTCTTATGGTTGACATTTGGAATTCTGAAGATCAAGTTCAGATTCAAACTTACTATACGCCAGAAAATTGTACAAGGACAATCCAGGTGTCTGATTTTGTAAGGTACCACTACAATGGGACATTTCTTGATGGAACACTATTTGATTCAAG TCACAACAGGATGAGAACATATGACACCTATGTGGGAATCGGCTGGCTCATCCCTGGTATGGACAAAGGTCTCCTTGGAATGTGTGTAGGAGAAAAGCGCATAATCACAGTGCCACCATTCCTGGCAtatggagaagatggagatg GCAAAGAAATCCCTGGACAAGCTTCTCTTGTTTTTGAtgtggttctgctggaccttcaCAACCCCAAAGACACTATCACTGTGGAAAAACAATATGTGCCTGAGTCTTGTGAGCGCCAAAGCCAAGTTGGGGACTTCCTAAGATACCATTATAATGGCACACTGCTGGATGGCACATTGTTTGATTCCAG TTACTCTCGGAACCGAACATATGATACATACATTGGGAAAGGTTATGTGATTGCTGGGATGGACGAAGGCTTGCTTGGTGTATGCATTGGAGAGAAGAGGAGAATAACAATCCCACCTCATCTTGGGTATGGAGAAGAGGGAAGAG GGAACATTCCAGGATCTGCTGTGCTGGTCTTTAACATCCATATAATAGACTTCCACAACCCTTCAGATTCTGTTGCTATTACCACCCATTACAAACCCAGTAACTGCTCAGTTTTGAGCAAAAATGGTGATTACTTGAAGTATCACTATAATGCCTCGCTCCTAGATGGTACTTTGTTAGACTCAAC GGTTAGCCTTGGGAAAACTTATAATATAGTTCTAGGTTCTGGGCAAGTTGTATTGGGCATGGATATGGGTCTCAGAGATATGTGTGTTGGAGAGAAAAGGACAGTTATTATTCCTCCCCATCTTGGTTATGGAGAAGCTGGAGTTG AAGGAGAAGTCCCTGGTAGTGCCGTATTAGTTTTTGACATTGAACTGCATGATTTGGTATCAGGATTACCAGAAGGTTACATGTTTGTATGGCATGATGAGGTATCTCCCAAACTCTTTGAAGAAATAGATAAGGATCACAATGGAGAAGTTCTTCTTGAAGAG TTTACTACCTATATCGATGAACAAGTAAAGTCTGGCAAAGGAAAGCTAGCTCCCGGCTTTGATTCCGAAACCATCGTGAAAAATATGTTCACCAATCAGGACCGAAATGGTGATGGCAAGATTACAGCTGAAGAATTCAGACTGAAAGACCAGGAGCCAAAGGAGCATGATGAACTGTAG